One window of the Carassius auratus strain Wakin chromosome 20, ASM336829v1, whole genome shotgun sequence genome contains the following:
- the LOC113120635 gene encoding adhesion G-protein coupled receptor G2 isoform X1, protein MLSRNLENPSGMKWNICGLLLILSVPFCISVGPFKSCTKTYNNLCPIPDRTSDRIMDMFILGRDGFMGYLKTGNNFARNMSGILSCSNGSSVNTTQQLVNMKVFSFEENTNCTMNTSLTESKDYGVILSRNLPYKLNISRFVIPTFVCLIEGKCKNGTWTDWITDLRGTNETTKYFKKVACNITCLNPTKTCQNAKYNSNCSAINAGEESKMNNIEIQDGKATCFKCGSPFEVVKEVSLPKEMSNKFNANKTETDAGTAAEAMKNLSSILSLMGNLTVASISMGNVKGILKKIPSESEIKMSYFIYSSETDIKVLDDLDQLKNYPNVFSIPEEAAKKALNQSREKAFMSVFRFPSMTKDAENSPVLNDEVYAIEMGAQISNLSDNISLTFPKNQAIGTPVCKSWDGNGSRPNWTTEGCTTLTEGEHITCKCEHLTFFAVLMIPPEPISQNDLNALTYITYIGCGLSLFFLSIGLFMHFLMRKVKATDSMHVLINLFVALFLLNVAFLSNEYVARAGDITACKVMAGFMHYCLLSSFTWFAAEAFHLCLQMAKHSVTIKHYIIKISVVGWAPPALVVSIIYILGKYGEQTIKTDTSNVTMCWILDSDIHYYVNISYYCFIFVFTFTTFIVVLRWLSLLKLNRLNKVEKVQRSSTTTLDITTILGLCCMLGLTWSFAFFGYGALRLPSYYIFTILNSFQGFFLFIYYLKASRHFGDSEESKRTEDTNTENPYEDLSTEDTRKAI, encoded by the exons ATGTTATCAAGGAACCTGGAGAACCCATCAGGAATGAAGTGGAACATTTGTGGCCTCCTGCTCATTTTATCTGTCCCCTTCTGTATATCTGTAGGACCTTTTAAGTCCTGTACTAAAACTTACAACAACTTATGTCCTATTCCTGACAGAACTTCAGATAGAATTATGGATATGTTTATCCTGGGTAGAGATGGTTTCATGGGATACTTGAAAACAG GCAATAATTTTGCAAGGAACATGTCCGGTATTCTGAGCTGTTCTAATGGATCTTCAG TAAACACTACACAACAACTAGTCAACATGAAAGTTTTTTCATTTGAAGAAAATACAAACTGTACAATGAACACATCGCTAACAGAGAGCAAAG ACTATGGAGTGATTTTGTCAAGAAATTTACCATACAAACTCAATATAAGCAGATTTGTTATACCCACATTTGTCTGCTTAATTGAAGGGAAATGCAAAAATGGCACTTGGACAGACTGGATTACAG ACCTTAGGGGGACCAATGAAAccactaaatattttaaaaaagttg CATGTAACATAACCTGCCTGAATCCCACAAAGACGTGTcagaatgcaaaatataattctaATTGTAGTG CCATTAATGCAGGTGAAGAaagtaaaatgaacaacattGAGATCCAGGATGGAAAAGCAACTTGTTTTAAGTGTGGAAGTCCTTTTGAAGTGGTGAAAGAAGTCTCCTTACCCAaagaaatgtcaaataaatttaatgctaataaaacagaaacagatgCTGGCACAGCTGC TGAGGCCATGAAAAACCTCTCCAGCATTCTGTCTCTGATGGGGAATTTGACCGTTGCCTCTATATCCATGGGTAATGTAAAAGGGATTTTAAAGAAAATTCCAAGTGAGTCTGAAATCAAGATGTCCTACTTCATCTACTCTTCAGAAACTGACATCAAA GTCTTAGATGATTTGGATCAACTGAAAAATTATCCCAATGTTTTCAGTATTCCAGAGGAAGCCGCTAAGAAAGCACTCAACCAAAGCAGAGAAAAGGCTTTTATGAGTGTTTTCCGCTTTCCCAGCATGACAAAG GATGCAGAGAACAGTCCAGTTTTGAATGATGAGGTTTATGCAATCGAAATGGGGGCACAAATTTCCAATCTGAGTGACAACATCAGCTTAACCTTTCCAAAAAATCAG GCGATTGGAACTCCTGTTTGTAAATCATGGGATGGAAACG ggAGTAGACCAAACTGGACAACTGAAGGATGTACTACTCTCACAGAAGGAGAACATATAACATGTAAATGTGAACACTTGACTTTCTTCGCTGTGCTCATG ATCCCTCCAGAACCCATTTCCCAAAATGACCTCAACGCTCTCACCTACATCACCTACATCGGCTGTGGCCTCTCATTGTTTTTCCTGTCCATTGGGCTTTTTATGCATTTCCTCATGAG GAAAGTGAAGGCCACTGATTCAATGCACGTGCTGATTAATCTCTTCGTGGCGCTGTTCCTGCTCAATGTGGCCTTCCTGTCGAATGAGTACGTAGCACGTGCAGGGGACATCACTGCCTGCAAGGTCATGGCTGGATTCATGCACTACTGCTTGCTATCCAGTTTCACCTGGTTTGCAGCGGAGGCTTTTCACCTTTGCCTGCAGATGGCCAAACACTCAGTCACCATCAAACATTACATCATCAAGATCTCTGTGGTTGGCTGGG CTCCTCCTGCTCTTGTTGTCAGTATCATTTACATCTTGGGCAAATATGGTGAGCAGACCATAAAAACGGACACAAGCAATGTAACTAT GTGCTGGATTTTGGACTCCGATATCCACTACTATGTGAACATCAGTTATTACTGCTTCATCTTCGTCTTCACTTTTACCACCTTCATTGTTGTGCTGCGATGGCTCTCCTTGCTGAAGCTGAACCGGTTGAACAAGGTTGAAAAGGTGCAGCGCTCAAGTACCACCACTTTGGACATCACCACCATCCTGGGCCTCTGCTGTATGCTGGGACTCACCTGGAGTTTTGCCTTTTTCGGCTACGGAGCTCTGCGTCTGCCCTCGTACTACATATTCACCATCCTGAACTCCTTCCAAG GATTCTTTTTGTTCATATATTACTTGAAAGCAAGCCGCCACTTTGGAGACTCAGAAGAGAGCAAAAGGACTGAAGACACCAATACAGAAAATCCATATGAAGACCTGTCCACAGAAGACACCCGAAAAGCCATCTGA
- the LOC113120635 gene encoding adhesion G-protein coupled receptor G2 isoform X3, protein MLSRNLENPSGMKWNICGLLLILSVPFCISVGPFKSCTKTYNNLCPIPDRTSDRIMDMFILGRDGFMGYLKTGNNFARNMSGILSCSNGSSVNTTQQLVNMKVFSFEENTNCTMNTSLTESKGKCKNGTWTDWITDLRGTNETTKYFKKVACNITCLNPTKTCQNAKYNSNCSAINAGEESKMNNIEIQDGKATCFKCGSPFEVVKEVSLPKEMSNKFNANKTETDAGTAAEAMKNLSSILSLMGNLTVASISMGNVKGILKKIPSESEIKMSYFIYSSETDIKVLDDLDQLKNYPNVFSIPEEAAKKALNQSREKAFMSVFRFPSMTKDAENSPVLNDEVYAIEMGAQISNLSDNISLTFPKNQAIGTPVCKSWDGNGSRPNWTTEGCTTLTEGEHITCKCEHLTFFAVLMIPPEPISQNDLNALTYITYIGCGLSLFFLSIGLFMHFLMRKVKATDSMHVLINLFVALFLLNVAFLSNEYVARAGDITACKVMAGFMHYCLLSSFTWFAAEAFHLCLQMAKHSVTIKHYIIKISVVGWAPPALVVSIIYILGKYGEQTIKTDTSNVTMCWILDSDIHYYVNISYYCFIFVFTFTTFIVVLRWLSLLKLNRLNKVEKVQRSSTTTLDITTILGLCCMLGLTWSFAFFGYGALRLPSYYIFTILNSFQGFFLFIYYLKASRHFGDSEESKRTEDTNTENPYEDLSTEDTRKAI, encoded by the exons ATGTTATCAAGGAACCTGGAGAACCCATCAGGAATGAAGTGGAACATTTGTGGCCTCCTGCTCATTTTATCTGTCCCCTTCTGTATATCTGTAGGACCTTTTAAGTCCTGTACTAAAACTTACAACAACTTATGTCCTATTCCTGACAGAACTTCAGATAGAATTATGGATATGTTTATCCTGGGTAGAGATGGTTTCATGGGATACTTGAAAACAG GCAATAATTTTGCAAGGAACATGTCCGGTATTCTGAGCTGTTCTAATGGATCTTCAG TAAACACTACACAACAACTAGTCAACATGAAAGTTTTTTCATTTGAAGAAAATACAAACTGTACAATGAACACATCGCTAACAGAGAGCAAAG GGAAATGCAAAAATGGCACTTGGACAGACTGGATTACAG ACCTTAGGGGGACCAATGAAAccactaaatattttaaaaaagttg CATGTAACATAACCTGCCTGAATCCCACAAAGACGTGTcagaatgcaaaatataattctaATTGTAGTG CCATTAATGCAGGTGAAGAaagtaaaatgaacaacattGAGATCCAGGATGGAAAAGCAACTTGTTTTAAGTGTGGAAGTCCTTTTGAAGTGGTGAAAGAAGTCTCCTTACCCAaagaaatgtcaaataaatttaatgctaataaaacagaaacagatgCTGGCACAGCTGC TGAGGCCATGAAAAACCTCTCCAGCATTCTGTCTCTGATGGGGAATTTGACCGTTGCCTCTATATCCATGGGTAATGTAAAAGGGATTTTAAAGAAAATTCCAAGTGAGTCTGAAATCAAGATGTCCTACTTCATCTACTCTTCAGAAACTGACATCAAA GTCTTAGATGATTTGGATCAACTGAAAAATTATCCCAATGTTTTCAGTATTCCAGAGGAAGCCGCTAAGAAAGCACTCAACCAAAGCAGAGAAAAGGCTTTTATGAGTGTTTTCCGCTTTCCCAGCATGACAAAG GATGCAGAGAACAGTCCAGTTTTGAATGATGAGGTTTATGCAATCGAAATGGGGGCACAAATTTCCAATCTGAGTGACAACATCAGCTTAACCTTTCCAAAAAATCAG GCGATTGGAACTCCTGTTTGTAAATCATGGGATGGAAACG ggAGTAGACCAAACTGGACAACTGAAGGATGTACTACTCTCACAGAAGGAGAACATATAACATGTAAATGTGAACACTTGACTTTCTTCGCTGTGCTCATG ATCCCTCCAGAACCCATTTCCCAAAATGACCTCAACGCTCTCACCTACATCACCTACATCGGCTGTGGCCTCTCATTGTTTTTCCTGTCCATTGGGCTTTTTATGCATTTCCTCATGAG GAAAGTGAAGGCCACTGATTCAATGCACGTGCTGATTAATCTCTTCGTGGCGCTGTTCCTGCTCAATGTGGCCTTCCTGTCGAATGAGTACGTAGCACGTGCAGGGGACATCACTGCCTGCAAGGTCATGGCTGGATTCATGCACTACTGCTTGCTATCCAGTTTCACCTGGTTTGCAGCGGAGGCTTTTCACCTTTGCCTGCAGATGGCCAAACACTCAGTCACCATCAAACATTACATCATCAAGATCTCTGTGGTTGGCTGGG CTCCTCCTGCTCTTGTTGTCAGTATCATTTACATCTTGGGCAAATATGGTGAGCAGACCATAAAAACGGACACAAGCAATGTAACTAT GTGCTGGATTTTGGACTCCGATATCCACTACTATGTGAACATCAGTTATTACTGCTTCATCTTCGTCTTCACTTTTACCACCTTCATTGTTGTGCTGCGATGGCTCTCCTTGCTGAAGCTGAACCGGTTGAACAAGGTTGAAAAGGTGCAGCGCTCAAGTACCACCACTTTGGACATCACCACCATCCTGGGCCTCTGCTGTATGCTGGGACTCACCTGGAGTTTTGCCTTTTTCGGCTACGGAGCTCTGCGTCTGCCCTCGTACTACATATTCACCATCCTGAACTCCTTCCAAG GATTCTTTTTGTTCATATATTACTTGAAAGCAAGCCGCCACTTTGGAGACTCAGAAGAGAGCAAAAGGACTGAAGACACCAATACAGAAAATCCATATGAAGACCTGTCCACAGAAGACACCCGAAAAGCCATCTGA
- the LOC113120635 gene encoding adhesion G-protein coupled receptor G2 isoform X2, whose product MLSRNLENPSGMKWNICGLLLILSVPFCISVGPFKSCTKTYNNLCPIPDRTSDRIMDMFILGRDGFMGYLKTGNNFARNMSGILSCSNGSSVNTTQQLVNMKVFSFEENTNCTMNTSLTESKDYGVILSRNLPYKLNISRFVIPTFVCLIEGKCKNGTWTDWITDLRGTNETTKYFKKVAINAGEESKMNNIEIQDGKATCFKCGSPFEVVKEVSLPKEMSNKFNANKTETDAGTAAEAMKNLSSILSLMGNLTVASISMGNVKGILKKIPSESEIKMSYFIYSSETDIKVLDDLDQLKNYPNVFSIPEEAAKKALNQSREKAFMSVFRFPSMTKDAENSPVLNDEVYAIEMGAQISNLSDNISLTFPKNQAIGTPVCKSWDGNGSRPNWTTEGCTTLTEGEHITCKCEHLTFFAVLMIPPEPISQNDLNALTYITYIGCGLSLFFLSIGLFMHFLMRKVKATDSMHVLINLFVALFLLNVAFLSNEYVARAGDITACKVMAGFMHYCLLSSFTWFAAEAFHLCLQMAKHSVTIKHYIIKISVVGWAPPALVVSIIYILGKYGEQTIKTDTSNVTMCWILDSDIHYYVNISYYCFIFVFTFTTFIVVLRWLSLLKLNRLNKVEKVQRSSTTTLDITTILGLCCMLGLTWSFAFFGYGALRLPSYYIFTILNSFQGFFLFIYYLKASRHFGDSEESKRTEDTNTENPYEDLSTEDTRKAI is encoded by the exons ATGTTATCAAGGAACCTGGAGAACCCATCAGGAATGAAGTGGAACATTTGTGGCCTCCTGCTCATTTTATCTGTCCCCTTCTGTATATCTGTAGGACCTTTTAAGTCCTGTACTAAAACTTACAACAACTTATGTCCTATTCCTGACAGAACTTCAGATAGAATTATGGATATGTTTATCCTGGGTAGAGATGGTTTCATGGGATACTTGAAAACAG GCAATAATTTTGCAAGGAACATGTCCGGTATTCTGAGCTGTTCTAATGGATCTTCAG TAAACACTACACAACAACTAGTCAACATGAAAGTTTTTTCATTTGAAGAAAATACAAACTGTACAATGAACACATCGCTAACAGAGAGCAAAG ACTATGGAGTGATTTTGTCAAGAAATTTACCATACAAACTCAATATAAGCAGATTTGTTATACCCACATTTGTCTGCTTAATTGAAGGGAAATGCAAAAATGGCACTTGGACAGACTGGATTACAG ACCTTAGGGGGACCAATGAAAccactaaatattttaaaaaagttg CCATTAATGCAGGTGAAGAaagtaaaatgaacaacattGAGATCCAGGATGGAAAAGCAACTTGTTTTAAGTGTGGAAGTCCTTTTGAAGTGGTGAAAGAAGTCTCCTTACCCAaagaaatgtcaaataaatttaatgctaataaaacagaaacagatgCTGGCACAGCTGC TGAGGCCATGAAAAACCTCTCCAGCATTCTGTCTCTGATGGGGAATTTGACCGTTGCCTCTATATCCATGGGTAATGTAAAAGGGATTTTAAAGAAAATTCCAAGTGAGTCTGAAATCAAGATGTCCTACTTCATCTACTCTTCAGAAACTGACATCAAA GTCTTAGATGATTTGGATCAACTGAAAAATTATCCCAATGTTTTCAGTATTCCAGAGGAAGCCGCTAAGAAAGCACTCAACCAAAGCAGAGAAAAGGCTTTTATGAGTGTTTTCCGCTTTCCCAGCATGACAAAG GATGCAGAGAACAGTCCAGTTTTGAATGATGAGGTTTATGCAATCGAAATGGGGGCACAAATTTCCAATCTGAGTGACAACATCAGCTTAACCTTTCCAAAAAATCAG GCGATTGGAACTCCTGTTTGTAAATCATGGGATGGAAACG ggAGTAGACCAAACTGGACAACTGAAGGATGTACTACTCTCACAGAAGGAGAACATATAACATGTAAATGTGAACACTTGACTTTCTTCGCTGTGCTCATG ATCCCTCCAGAACCCATTTCCCAAAATGACCTCAACGCTCTCACCTACATCACCTACATCGGCTGTGGCCTCTCATTGTTTTTCCTGTCCATTGGGCTTTTTATGCATTTCCTCATGAG GAAAGTGAAGGCCACTGATTCAATGCACGTGCTGATTAATCTCTTCGTGGCGCTGTTCCTGCTCAATGTGGCCTTCCTGTCGAATGAGTACGTAGCACGTGCAGGGGACATCACTGCCTGCAAGGTCATGGCTGGATTCATGCACTACTGCTTGCTATCCAGTTTCACCTGGTTTGCAGCGGAGGCTTTTCACCTTTGCCTGCAGATGGCCAAACACTCAGTCACCATCAAACATTACATCATCAAGATCTCTGTGGTTGGCTGGG CTCCTCCTGCTCTTGTTGTCAGTATCATTTACATCTTGGGCAAATATGGTGAGCAGACCATAAAAACGGACACAAGCAATGTAACTAT GTGCTGGATTTTGGACTCCGATATCCACTACTATGTGAACATCAGTTATTACTGCTTCATCTTCGTCTTCACTTTTACCACCTTCATTGTTGTGCTGCGATGGCTCTCCTTGCTGAAGCTGAACCGGTTGAACAAGGTTGAAAAGGTGCAGCGCTCAAGTACCACCACTTTGGACATCACCACCATCCTGGGCCTCTGCTGTATGCTGGGACTCACCTGGAGTTTTGCCTTTTTCGGCTACGGAGCTCTGCGTCTGCCCTCGTACTACATATTCACCATCCTGAACTCCTTCCAAG GATTCTTTTTGTTCATATATTACTTGAAAGCAAGCCGCCACTTTGGAGACTCAGAAGAGAGCAAAAGGACTGAAGACACCAATACAGAAAATCCATATGAAGACCTGTCCACAGAAGACACCCGAAAAGCCATCTGA
- the LOC113120635 gene encoding adhesion G-protein coupled receptor G2 isoform X4, with translation MDMFILGRDGFMGYLKTGNNFARNMSGILSCSNGSSVNTTQQLVNMKVFSFEENTNCTMNTSLTESKDYGVILSRNLPYKLNISRFVIPTFVCLIEGKCKNGTWTDWITDLRGTNETTKYFKKVACNITCLNPTKTCQNAKYNSNCSAINAGEESKMNNIEIQDGKATCFKCGSPFEVVKEVSLPKEMSNKFNANKTETDAGTAAEAMKNLSSILSLMGNLTVASISMGNVKGILKKIPSESEIKMSYFIYSSETDIKVLDDLDQLKNYPNVFSIPEEAAKKALNQSREKAFMSVFRFPSMTKDAENSPVLNDEVYAIEMGAQISNLSDNISLTFPKNQAIGTPVCKSWDGNGSRPNWTTEGCTTLTEGEHITCKCEHLTFFAVLMIPPEPISQNDLNALTYITYIGCGLSLFFLSIGLFMHFLMRKVKATDSMHVLINLFVALFLLNVAFLSNEYVARAGDITACKVMAGFMHYCLLSSFTWFAAEAFHLCLQMAKHSVTIKHYIIKISVVGWAPPALVVSIIYILGKYGEQTIKTDTSNVTMCWILDSDIHYYVNISYYCFIFVFTFTTFIVVLRWLSLLKLNRLNKVEKVQRSSTTTLDITTILGLCCMLGLTWSFAFFGYGALRLPSYYIFTILNSFQGFFLFIYYLKASRHFGDSEESKRTEDTNTENPYEDLSTEDTRKAI, from the exons ATGGATATGTTTATCCTGGGTAGAGATGGTTTCATGGGATACTTGAAAACAG GCAATAATTTTGCAAGGAACATGTCCGGTATTCTGAGCTGTTCTAATGGATCTTCAG TAAACACTACACAACAACTAGTCAACATGAAAGTTTTTTCATTTGAAGAAAATACAAACTGTACAATGAACACATCGCTAACAGAGAGCAAAG ACTATGGAGTGATTTTGTCAAGAAATTTACCATACAAACTCAATATAAGCAGATTTGTTATACCCACATTTGTCTGCTTAATTGAAGGGAAATGCAAAAATGGCACTTGGACAGACTGGATTACAG ACCTTAGGGGGACCAATGAAAccactaaatattttaaaaaagttg CATGTAACATAACCTGCCTGAATCCCACAAAGACGTGTcagaatgcaaaatataattctaATTGTAGTG CCATTAATGCAGGTGAAGAaagtaaaatgaacaacattGAGATCCAGGATGGAAAAGCAACTTGTTTTAAGTGTGGAAGTCCTTTTGAAGTGGTGAAAGAAGTCTCCTTACCCAaagaaatgtcaaataaatttaatgctaataaaacagaaacagatgCTGGCACAGCTGC TGAGGCCATGAAAAACCTCTCCAGCATTCTGTCTCTGATGGGGAATTTGACCGTTGCCTCTATATCCATGGGTAATGTAAAAGGGATTTTAAAGAAAATTCCAAGTGAGTCTGAAATCAAGATGTCCTACTTCATCTACTCTTCAGAAACTGACATCAAA GTCTTAGATGATTTGGATCAACTGAAAAATTATCCCAATGTTTTCAGTATTCCAGAGGAAGCCGCTAAGAAAGCACTCAACCAAAGCAGAGAAAAGGCTTTTATGAGTGTTTTCCGCTTTCCCAGCATGACAAAG GATGCAGAGAACAGTCCAGTTTTGAATGATGAGGTTTATGCAATCGAAATGGGGGCACAAATTTCCAATCTGAGTGACAACATCAGCTTAACCTTTCCAAAAAATCAG GCGATTGGAACTCCTGTTTGTAAATCATGGGATGGAAACG ggAGTAGACCAAACTGGACAACTGAAGGATGTACTACTCTCACAGAAGGAGAACATATAACATGTAAATGTGAACACTTGACTTTCTTCGCTGTGCTCATG ATCCCTCCAGAACCCATTTCCCAAAATGACCTCAACGCTCTCACCTACATCACCTACATCGGCTGTGGCCTCTCATTGTTTTTCCTGTCCATTGGGCTTTTTATGCATTTCCTCATGAG GAAAGTGAAGGCCACTGATTCAATGCACGTGCTGATTAATCTCTTCGTGGCGCTGTTCCTGCTCAATGTGGCCTTCCTGTCGAATGAGTACGTAGCACGTGCAGGGGACATCACTGCCTGCAAGGTCATGGCTGGATTCATGCACTACTGCTTGCTATCCAGTTTCACCTGGTTTGCAGCGGAGGCTTTTCACCTTTGCCTGCAGATGGCCAAACACTCAGTCACCATCAAACATTACATCATCAAGATCTCTGTGGTTGGCTGGG CTCCTCCTGCTCTTGTTGTCAGTATCATTTACATCTTGGGCAAATATGGTGAGCAGACCATAAAAACGGACACAAGCAATGTAACTAT GTGCTGGATTTTGGACTCCGATATCCACTACTATGTGAACATCAGTTATTACTGCTTCATCTTCGTCTTCACTTTTACCACCTTCATTGTTGTGCTGCGATGGCTCTCCTTGCTGAAGCTGAACCGGTTGAACAAGGTTGAAAAGGTGCAGCGCTCAAGTACCACCACTTTGGACATCACCACCATCCTGGGCCTCTGCTGTATGCTGGGACTCACCTGGAGTTTTGCCTTTTTCGGCTACGGAGCTCTGCGTCTGCCCTCGTACTACATATTCACCATCCTGAACTCCTTCCAAG GATTCTTTTTGTTCATATATTACTTGAAAGCAAGCCGCCACTTTGGAGACTCAGAAGAGAGCAAAAGGACTGAAGACACCAATACAGAAAATCCATATGAAGACCTGTCCACAGAAGACACCCGAAAAGCCATCTGA
- the LOC113120635 gene encoding adhesion G-protein coupled receptor G5 isoform X6 produces MKVFSFEENTNCTMNTSLTESKGKCKNGTWTDWITDLRGTNETTKYFKKVACNITCLNPTKTCQNAKYNSNCSAINAGEESKMNNIEIQDGKATCFKCGSPFEVVKEVSLPKEMSNKFNANKTETDAGTAAEAMKNLSSILSLMGNLTVASISMGNVKGILKKIPSESEIKMSYFIYSSETDIKVLDDLDQLKNYPNVFSIPEEAAKKALNQSREKAFMSVFRFPSMTKDAENSPVLNDEVYAIEMGAQISNLSDNISLTFPKNQAIGTPVCKSWDGNGSRPNWTTEGCTTLTEGEHITCKCEHLTFFAVLMIPPEPISQNDLNALTYITYIGCGLSLFFLSIGLFMHFLMRKVKATDSMHVLINLFVALFLLNVAFLSNEYVARAGDITACKVMAGFMHYCLLSSFTWFAAEAFHLCLQMAKHSVTIKHYIIKISVVGWAPPALVVSIIYILGKYGEQTIKTDTSNVTMCWILDSDIHYYVNISYYCFIFVFTFTTFIVVLRWLSLLKLNRLNKVEKVQRSSTTTLDITTILGLCCMLGLTWSFAFFGYGALRLPSYYIFTILNSFQGFFLFIYYLKASRHFGDSEESKRTEDTNTENPYEDLSTEDTRKAI; encoded by the exons ATGAAAGTTTTTTCATTTGAAGAAAATACAAACTGTACAATGAACACATCGCTAACAGAGAGCAAAG GGAAATGCAAAAATGGCACTTGGACAGACTGGATTACAG ACCTTAGGGGGACCAATGAAAccactaaatattttaaaaaagttg CATGTAACATAACCTGCCTGAATCCCACAAAGACGTGTcagaatgcaaaatataattctaATTGTAGTG CCATTAATGCAGGTGAAGAaagtaaaatgaacaacattGAGATCCAGGATGGAAAAGCAACTTGTTTTAAGTGTGGAAGTCCTTTTGAAGTGGTGAAAGAAGTCTCCTTACCCAaagaaatgtcaaataaatttaatgctaataaaacagaaacagatgCTGGCACAGCTGC TGAGGCCATGAAAAACCTCTCCAGCATTCTGTCTCTGATGGGGAATTTGACCGTTGCCTCTATATCCATGGGTAATGTAAAAGGGATTTTAAAGAAAATTCCAAGTGAGTCTGAAATCAAGATGTCCTACTTCATCTACTCTTCAGAAACTGACATCAAA GTCTTAGATGATTTGGATCAACTGAAAAATTATCCCAATGTTTTCAGTATTCCAGAGGAAGCCGCTAAGAAAGCACTCAACCAAAGCAGAGAAAAGGCTTTTATGAGTGTTTTCCGCTTTCCCAGCATGACAAAG GATGCAGAGAACAGTCCAGTTTTGAATGATGAGGTTTATGCAATCGAAATGGGGGCACAAATTTCCAATCTGAGTGACAACATCAGCTTAACCTTTCCAAAAAATCAG GCGATTGGAACTCCTGTTTGTAAATCATGGGATGGAAACG ggAGTAGACCAAACTGGACAACTGAAGGATGTACTACTCTCACAGAAGGAGAACATATAACATGTAAATGTGAACACTTGACTTTCTTCGCTGTGCTCATG ATCCCTCCAGAACCCATTTCCCAAAATGACCTCAACGCTCTCACCTACATCACCTACATCGGCTGTGGCCTCTCATTGTTTTTCCTGTCCATTGGGCTTTTTATGCATTTCCTCATGAG GAAAGTGAAGGCCACTGATTCAATGCACGTGCTGATTAATCTCTTCGTGGCGCTGTTCCTGCTCAATGTGGCCTTCCTGTCGAATGAGTACGTAGCACGTGCAGGGGACATCACTGCCTGCAAGGTCATGGCTGGATTCATGCACTACTGCTTGCTATCCAGTTTCACCTGGTTTGCAGCGGAGGCTTTTCACCTTTGCCTGCAGATGGCCAAACACTCAGTCACCATCAAACATTACATCATCAAGATCTCTGTGGTTGGCTGGG CTCCTCCTGCTCTTGTTGTCAGTATCATTTACATCTTGGGCAAATATGGTGAGCAGACCATAAAAACGGACACAAGCAATGTAACTAT GTGCTGGATTTTGGACTCCGATATCCACTACTATGTGAACATCAGTTATTACTGCTTCATCTTCGTCTTCACTTTTACCACCTTCATTGTTGTGCTGCGATGGCTCTCCTTGCTGAAGCTGAACCGGTTGAACAAGGTTGAAAAGGTGCAGCGCTCAAGTACCACCACTTTGGACATCACCACCATCCTGGGCCTCTGCTGTATGCTGGGACTCACCTGGAGTTTTGCCTTTTTCGGCTACGGAGCTCTGCGTCTGCCCTCGTACTACATATTCACCATCCTGAACTCCTTCCAAG GATTCTTTTTGTTCATATATTACTTGAAAGCAAGCCGCCACTTTGGAGACTCAGAAGAGAGCAAAAGGACTGAAGACACCAATACAGAAAATCCATATGAAGACCTGTCCACAGAAGACACCCGAAAAGCCATCTGA